The Dehalogenimonas lykanthroporepellens BL-DC-9 genome includes a window with the following:
- a CDS encoding TrkA-N domain protein (PFAM: TrkA-N domain protein; TrkA-C domain protein~KEGG: det:DET0026 potassium uptake protein, putative), which translates to MYIIIVGGGRLGYSLTKALLGEGHEILVIERNAVVCDEINKELGSICLRGDACETAIQAQAGTGRADMLIAVTGGDEDNLVACQVGKYRFNVPRTIARVRDPRNEVIFKKLGVDVTVNSTNIILEHIEHEVPSHPLTHLFCITGDQRELEILEIRADSGEAVGKTLNDIELPDKAVLSLVIRPDEKPFVPRGDTTFRKGDQIIAVAPAEVEDTLRQLLAG; encoded by the coding sequence ATGTATATCATTATTGTCGGCGGCGGCCGCCTCGGTTATTCCCTGACCAAAGCCCTGCTGGGCGAAGGTCACGAGATTCTGGTAATCGAACGCAATGCCGTAGTGTGCGATGAAATCAACAAGGAACTGGGCAGTATCTGCCTTCGCGGGGACGCCTGTGAAACAGCCATCCAGGCTCAGGCCGGTACCGGCCGGGCGGACATGCTGATTGCCGTTACCGGCGGCGATGAGGACAACCTGGTCGCCTGTCAGGTGGGTAAATACCGCTTTAATGTGCCCCGCACCATCGCCCGTGTCCGCGACCCCCGCAACGAAGTCATCTTCAAAAAACTGGGGGTGGACGTGACGGTCAACTCCACCAATATCATCCTGGAACACATCGAGCACGAAGTTCCCTCTCACCCGTTGACCCATCTTTTCTGCATCACCGGTGACCAGCGGGAACTGGAAATACTGGAAATTCGCGCCGACAGCGGGGAAGCCGTCGGTAAGACACTGAACGATATCGAACTGCCGGACAAGGCGGTACTGAGCCTGGTTATTCGCCCGGACGAAAAACCCTTCGTCCCCAGAGGCGATACCACCTTCCGTAAAGGGGATCAGATTATCGCCGTCGCCCCGGCTGAAGTCGAAGACACCTTACGGCAACTGTTAGCCGGCTGA
- a CDS encoding C_GCAxxG_C_C family protein (KEGG: mbn:Mboo_0865 C_GCAxxG_C_C family protein~TIGRFAM: C_GCAxxG_C_C family protein~PFAM: C_GCAxxG_C_C family protein), with amino-acid sequence MTGQLRGISPARVRRLAEAYYSTWDYYCSEAIVKTIGDEFQSGWPPEIVAAASGFPVGFGGAGCTCGALSGGVLAIGMFFGRTEPRDPRSETALELSRKLHEFFIAQRRSTCCRKLTRDMVMGSPEHMSQCIAITGEIAEQTARLIAVELGLTLLEDDLVTEQVGITA; translated from the coding sequence ATGACAGGACAACTCAGAGGTATCAGCCCGGCCCGGGTCAGGCGATTGGCGGAAGCGTATTACTCTACCTGGGATTATTACTGTTCCGAAGCTATTGTCAAAACCATCGGGGATGAGTTTCAGTCCGGTTGGCCGCCGGAGATTGTGGCCGCCGCCTCCGGTTTTCCGGTCGGTTTCGGCGGCGCCGGCTGTACCTGCGGGGCGCTGTCCGGCGGGGTGCTGGCTATCGGTATGTTCTTCGGCCGCACCGAACCCCGCGACCCTCGGTCGGAGACCGCTCTGGAACTGTCCCGGAAACTGCATGAATTCTTTATCGCGCAACGCCGTTCAACCTGTTGTCGTAAGTTGACACGGGATATGGTAATGGGTTCACCGGAGCATATGTCTCAGTGTATCGCCATCACCGGTGAAATAGCTGAGCAGACAGCGCGGTTGATTGCCGTCGAACTCGGTTTGACTCTTCTGGAAGACGACCTGGTTACGGAACAGGTCGGCATCACGGCGTAG